A region of the Phaseolus vulgaris cultivar G19833 chromosome 11, P. vulgaris v2.0, whole genome shotgun sequence genome:
acaaatttcaggtcaaacggatgagtactcacccacgaaaaaaatcaaacagtttcgcacacaaacgaaccttcctttcagccctggcagtgatgaatcaaaaatttattgccaatcctgtgggacgaatctggggctcaaatctcagccaataCCCGACAGACAcatgacgaacgtctggtaaaaatttcagaccacccaaggagtaaggggtggtaagtcccagaccgagagtgaacaaaactggttttccgaaaacaaaacgtcctggcttttcttccccgtatcttctttttgtgatttctttatggacgtgcctccttacctgggtgcaaacaacatacgaaagtacttgtgtgaaccttttcagcgcaatacgggcccggaaaaaaattgcagaagttagggcgaaatttcacaagttttggtagaggatagccttggtctgcacaaaatttctgaaaaattctcccgaaatagttttgtCCTGAAaattcacgtaagaatctccactgaatttgggacgaaacgcgacaaatttcaggtcaaacggatgagtactcacccacgaaaaaaatcaaacagtttcgcacacaaacgaaccttcctttcagccctggcagtgatgaataaaaaatttattgccaatcctgtgggacgaatctggggctcaaatctcagccaataCCCGACAGACACACTGACGAACgtgtggtaaaaatttcagaccaaaatacccaaggagtaaggggtggtaagtcccagaccgagagtgaacaaaactggttttccgaaaacaaaacgtcctggcttttcttccccgtatcttctttttgtgatttctttatggacgtgcctccttacctgggtgcaaacaacatacgaaagtacttgtgtgaaccttttcagcgcaatacgggcccggaaaaaaattgcagaagttagggcgaaatttcacaagttttggtagaggatagccttggtctgcacaaaatttctgaaaaattctcccgaaatagttttgtCCTGAAaattcacgtaagaatctccactgaatttgggacgaaacgcgacaaatttcaggtcaaacggatgagtactcacccacgaaaaaaatcaaacagtttcccacacaaacgaaccttcctttcagccctggcagtgatgaataaaaaatttattgccaatcctgtgggacgaatctggggctcaaatctcagccaataCCCGACAGACACaatgacgaacgtctggtaaaaatttcagaccaaaatacccaaggagtaaggggtggtaagtcccagaccgagagtgaacaaaactggttttccgaaaacaaaacgtcctggcttttcttccccgtatcttctttttgtgatttctttatggacgtgcctccttacctgggtgcaaacaacatacgaaagtacttgtgtgaaccttttcagcgcaatacgggcccggaaaaaaattgcagaagttagggcgaaatttcacaagttttggtagaggatagccttggtctgcacaaaatttctgaaaaattctcccgaaatagttttgtCCTGAAaattcacgtaagaatctccactgaatttgggacgaaacgcgacaaatttcaggtcaaacggatgagtactcacccacgaaaaaaatcaaacagtttcgcacacaaacgaaccttcctttcagccctggcagtgatgaataaaaaatttatggccaatcctgtgggacgaatctggggctcaaatctcagccaaaactcgacagacacactgacgaacgtctggtaaaaatttcagaccaaaataccctaGGAGTAAGGGgtggtaagtcccagaccgagagtgaacaaaactggttttccgaaaacaaaacgtcctggcttttcttccccgtatcttctttttgtgatttctttatggacgtgccttcttacctgggtgcaaacaacatacgaaagtacttgtgtgaaccttttcagcgcaatacgggcccggaaaaaaattgcagaagttagggcgaaatttcacaagttttggtagaggatagccttgtatgcacaaaatttctgaaaaattctcccgaaatagttttgtCCTGAAaattcacgtaagaatctccactgaatttgggacgaaacgcgacaaatttcaggtcaaacggatgagtactcacccacgaaaaaaatcaaacagtttcgcacacaaacgaaccttcctttcagccctggcagtgatgaataaaaaatttattgccaatcctgtgggacgaatctggggctcaaatctcagccaataCTCGACAGACACactgacgaacgtctggtaaaaatttcagaccaaaatacccaaggagtaaggggtggtaagtcccagaccgagagtgaacaaaactggttttccgaaaacaaaacgtcctggcttttcttccccgtatcttctttttgtgatttctttatggacgtgcctccttacctgggtgcaaacaacatacgaaagtacttgtgtgaaccttttcagcgcaatacgggcccggaaaaaaattgcagaagttagggcgaaatttcacaagttttggtagaggatagccttggtctgcacaaaatttctgaaaaattctcccgaaatagttttgtCCTGAAaattcacgtaagaatctccactgaatttgggacgaaacgcgacaaatttcaggtcaaacggatgagtatcaAATGGATAAAACCATTTTGCTTTATGGTGTTCAAAAAGAATGCAAAAGGAAAAGGTGTTCAATGAAATGTGGACAAATACTTCATTCAGACAGTGCAGATATCCCAGTTAGCTCTTTATATACTCAGAGAAAAACAATTACCAGAAGAAGTTGATTCACCAACAAGTTGTTCGTTACTTTTTTCAAACAAACTCTCTTCAAAAAATTCTCGTGCCTCTAATATGATGCCAAGGTACCTATACAAGTTGCTTTGAATTACCAGCTTGATGTTTTGGAGCTCGGTTACAGAGAAAGGAGCATTATACAGAAGCTTGGCCTGCAATATAAAAGGTTCAGTCTAAGTGTTACAAACTCAAGGCTTCAACTTATTACAGAGAGTTATTCAGATGTAAGAGATATACCAAACAAATGCATGACAAATAATTCCCTCTAGCAGCATGTTACCTGTTTATATATGGTACATGTTCCAGAATTTTCAGAACCAACAAGTAAAAATTTGTGAAGCATTTTCTTTTGAATGTTGTGTTTGCTAATTTCATTTTCTCCTTCGTCAGCTGGAGTTAAGGAACTAGAAGGAACTGGCAGGGACAGAATTAGAGAAGCAAGCTTCACTGTAGACTGTCAAAAGCATGCACATATACCAGAGTCATTGACAAGGGATTATAGCTTAAGAAAAGCTAAACAACATGAATTACCTTCTCCCATATGTGCCCCTTCACATTCTTCTGTCCCACTTCCATGTATGATCCATCTTGGCTCACCCAAAAGTCAGTTGTTCCCTCACATGGCACTCTTGCCCACTGCAATTAAACAAAGTGACACTTCAGTTTAACAGTTTCAAAATTGTATACTATGAAAGTGCCTAGATCAACAACCACCTTCAGTATCCAAAGCTCTTTTTTGGTAATCTCTCGACCATTTATAGTTACTTCTGTCTTTCCATTGCTTGCATTTCTCTGCAAGTGACCCCCAACCTCCAACTGTGGGCTAATAATTTGACATGGCCGTTGACCTTCCTGCAGGATCAAGCAGTACACCATATCTGAGCTTTGCTTGTAAAAAACATAAATGGTAAGTTCAAGTTCATTAAGTTTCACTTAGATTAAACTAACAAAGAAGAGTATCCGAGGTTCGACTTGATTATCACCTTTCCCCAAAACCCAGATGCTTTATCATACCAATAGAAACCCGGTTTCAATCCTTTTGGGGGGTTTGAACAGGTCAAAAGCAGAGTGAGCTGATCCAAGTCAAGGGGTTCTCCATTCACACGAACATCTTCTGCTGGTATCTGATTTGTTTTACAAAACATCTCATCCTTCATGATTTGTTTCACTTCCCCCTTAGACAACAAGTACTTGAGCATCCGAGAAGGTTTTCCAAGGTTCCCTCGCTTCTCCTCGTCAATTCTATAACCGATGCAAGTGACACATTTTCTGCCTTCAGACATGGACCCCATTGCTCTAAGTACGCAGTTGCGACAAAACTTTGCACCGCAAACAATGCAAACCTCCCTCTCAGTTAGACGACTCCCTTTAAGGCATCGATAGCACGATCCCTTCTTCCCACCTCTCTCAGCATGCGGCCTCACACGATTATTATTGCTATTACTATTGTTGCTATTACTTTCTCCACTAACAGATTCAACAATCTCTTCATCATCCACTATCTCATTTGTCTCAGGATCACGAAAGGTCACCACGGAGGGCCGTTTAACATGTTTTGGGCTAACAGGGtcgtcatcatcatcatcatgatCCTCTTCTTTGCATGACAGGGGATTAGAAGAAACAGAGGAAGCTCTTGAAGCCAATTCTGCATTGGTTTTTCTAAAGGGTTGGATAACTGGAAGGGACAAGTTGTGAGGGGGAGAATGAGCAACAGGGGCAAGTGGGATTTGGTCAAGGTTGAAAGGAAGAACTTCTGGGATAGAGTAGCTGAGAGGAGGGCCTTTGTATTCCTCAGCAAAAGAGTATTCATAGCTGAAATCATCTCCAGCATCATGAACTGAAGGCACACCGGGACGAAGACTTTTCAGAAGCGAAGCCATGTAAAAGTTTCAAAACTCAAGTGAAACAAACTTGTTCACTCTGATCAAACCAACACAACTCGGTGCTGCTTATGCTATTCCTCAACCTTCACTCATTTTTGAAACGTAATATCAAAGGTCGTGAGTTGCAAAAATTGGTAGAGAGTATATGATGGAGACTTGCGAGGGAAAGAGTTGCACAGGTTTTGGTTTGGTCATGAACAACGTATGATGCTACCTATAACAATAATCATCTACCTgccaaaaaatataaaataaaatttattagcaAGATTGAAATTTTAAAGATTGTTCATATAAAAAGTAGCCCACATAATAGTGCTAAAGAGTATACttgaaaataaaactaaaaacaatGATCTTCAACCCACTCCAATACACAATAGCATTAAACCATTAGTTTAACATTTCAAAACCATATCAAGCGGAAGACAAACTaaagattaaaatttaataCTCACAACCAGAAGCCTAAAAGCAATACTAGAGTTGAGTTGAAGATAATAAAGTATCTCCCAtttctaaataatattatttctaCGTGAAAGGTTAGCAACACATTTTCTAAAACAATTCTTTGAACTGGTAGAAAAATGTTGTAAATCACAAAATTTTGAATCACACATCTTGTTTAATGGTATTCATTCATGATTTCAaactttttaagaaattttaacTGTAAGTAGTACAttcaagaaataaaataaaaaaacaaagaaagagattacactttattctttttatttgtttattctaTTCTATAAACATCAAGTAATGGgacaagacaaaaaaaataattgagttAGTTATATATAAACTTAGATTAGATTGCTCTGTAAACACTCCTAACTTAAGAGCCTCGTAGCCTTATCATTATTCTTTTATTCACTTCTAATTTGACATTTTTCTATTTACTTCTTCAattcttttatttctatttttttttttttgtgcatCTCTCTCATGATTTTGCTTTTACGTACTTTATCAATATTATcatctttaatttttgttatattatgtAAGTAATATTATAAGGTAAACTATATTGATATATCTTTTTATTGAGAAATGTTAGTACTTTCTTACAACATTAAAGTTTGAACTATGAGGAAGCAACATTGCAGCCTTCTTATTCCTGGCCACCGAGCAAAGAAATGAATGATCACAgagcaaagaaataaatgacAATGAATGATATGGATAATGATTAACTTACCCTCTCATATTAAATTCAAAAATTCCAAAATTGCATGGCGACGgtaaagagaaaaacaatttttcagtattaatcttttgaattttaaaaggAATTTTTTCTTTTGGCGAACAATCAAAGCATTTTTATAACTAATACCTCAAAAATGATATTTTCAGCTGCATTTTTAGCTAAGGGTGAAGTCATCTGATAAGCAATGGGGCTAAGCAAGGAAGTTGATCTCAATATGTTAAATAATTGGTCTTGGGAAAAAGCAGTCAATGCAATCAAAGTTTTCAGCACTATGCAGTGAGCATCACATTGAAGAAGTCAAAAACAAGAATGGGAAGCGTAGAATGTAAAATTCACCTGGTGACCAACATAGTGTAGTTTTTGTCCAGTTAGATCATGCACATACTTGAATGTGACTGGAAGATCATATGCAACTAGTTCATCCCATGACCAGTTCCAATCAATAATCTTAAAGAATAAATCTGATATAATCAATAAAACCAAACAAAATTGTTGACCATAGAAATGCATTATATAATCAACAGAACCAATGTTTATAAGGATCAAAACaaatagaataaaattgtaAGAACTAAAACCTAAATATAGTAAAAGTATAGGAACAAAAATCTACAGTTTTAGAGTATGAACTAACCAAGGCAAACTATAGAGAAAAGATGtgctcaaattaaaaaaaaaaaaaatctaaggcCTGCCCAATGATAAGAAAACTGGTAACGTCTTTTGTATAAGGAAATCCGAGTTAAAATAGTACAGAAACAATTGTACAAATTATACATGTCAAAATAATAACCCATCATATCCTTTGTACTTTTTCTTCCCCAATTAACCATCTTGTAAGCCAACTCGGATCATCACCAAAAGATTTACAAGATCTGGGAATGATCCCAAGGTCAGCACCAACTTGGTCATACTCCTTTAGAGCTGCTTCCATTTCTGCCGCAACTGTAGTATCATTAACAATTTCATGTGAACTCGTGCTTAAAGCATCGGCGTAGTGTTGCTCCCTCTCAGAGTCATTTTGGAAAAGTTCCAAGGCAGGTCCCTGCATGCATGCCAAGGATAAAGGAGGTAAAACTACATTTGGCAGCAAACATGCATACACAATACAAACTGAAAAGGGAATTCTTAGAAAACTTTTCGTGTGTGCCAGAACATCGTACAATAGCTTCAGCTAAGTAGGTCGGTCagttacaatatttttttttacctacCAACACCATGGTTTCCCCCAAATAtgataaaagatatttttgtataaaCTTTCCTATAAACATTTctagaaaaaggaaaataaacatttctagaaaaggaaaaaaagaagaaaaataaataactatttcataagttaaaaattaaCTTTCGCAAGGTTTTCTCATTAATAAAGATTATTTATAACTTATgcataaatcaattttaattaatgaagaaatttgttttactttttcttatttattacttttatagGTGTTTACTTATAAATTTGTCTAGATAGACACAAAGACAACTAATGGAAACCCCACAAGTGGGCCAGTCAATGTAAAGAGAAAAAGGTATTGGACATGAACACCTCAAGTGCTAAATGACACCCagtcaaagaaaaaaatatataaatattatagatGATATGACGTCATTAGAAGAGAGATACAGAGAAGTTATAGATGTCGATTGGGTTTAAAAATAAAGGATGTCCTTGTATGACTATTGAACTGAGAATAGGAATTCTGATTGAGAAGCAGTGGAGACTACAAACAGAATGGACAATTAACAGCTCATGTAAGAGCATTTGTAACGAAAATGCATGGAACCATGCAAAGGTGCGGGCTAGTATGAAGGGGTGAGAGGGGGATGTTGAAGGGAGTGTCATCATATTTAATTGTTCTGGGTGACGGTAGCCATTGGGCCGAGATGTATTCTCTCTTTTAAAGTTTCCACAACTTTCTGCGTTTTTCCATTGTAATCAAGGCTCAGCTCTCCGTGTTCTTTATCATTTTGAATACAAGTTTCATTTCTTATTAGAAACATAACATGCCAATTAACCCAGCATGTACTTAAACTAAAGGACAGATCTGTACCCCTGCTACAGCGCTTTGTTTGAAGCAAGCAATGGTAAGTGTTTCGTCCAGATACAAAGTACTAGTTCTGTGGCCATGTTTATATATCTCACTGTTAAAGTACATACCTGACATAGCTCAGCATAATGTTTATATATCTCACTGCTTTCATCTTGATCACCGAGGAGACTACCTCCATACCAGCCATTCGCCTCATTAGCTGAGGTCATTGCAAGGTACCTACCAGATTAAGAGTATAAAAAGAGCATCATCACTAAACTGAACAAACTAAAGGCACCGAATAAGAACAAAGAATGTGGGACTGTCTACAGTGTTAATATGCCCCTGTAGAGACAACAGTGGATTCCCAACCAATGAAGAATAGTTAGTGGTGACTTTGGTAGTTTTGAATACAGTAGATCCTTCACTTAAAATATTAAGAGCACTAGCTCAACTTAACGGATCAAATTCAAATGCACCAAGCTTGTTCTGTTAATCAGCATAGCAGCTCTGTCTGTCTAGAGCTAAAAAATCACAACGCACAATGTAAACATACAAATGGGTTTGTAGTAACCTACACTGCAAACGTTAGCCAACAGAAAAATGGAAGGTGCAATGAAGTCACACAACGATAGATACATACCTTTGGAAAACGTCCTCTTCATTCATATCATTGCCAGAGGAAAGCCAATTCAAGTCACAAAATCCATTAGCATGAGATTCTTCAACGTCAGTTTCATGAGACGCTACTTTTGCAGCAGAGGAACCCTCTTCATACTTTCTCTGCCCGAAAAGCCAATTCGGGCTTTTGAGCTGTATCTCACTGGGGATCAACAACAATCATTGACTCAACAAAATTACCTTAAGTTAATTAGATCACAGAATAGCTTTTGCATCTCACATTAGTCAGAAATTCTACCCACTACTTCCCATACAAAATGATATTGTACATGGTTAGGGTGGAAGGGGTGGCTGACATGGCAACCAAgtttaaacaaaaaatttacaTTCATCAAGAAATGAAGGTTCTAATCTTACAGTCAAGAGAGATTCTCATCTAATCAATCTACCGAAATTATCAAGATGATTAATGGCTTGCTTCTATTAGATGTTGTTCGACATCAGAGGGAGTTGAGCTAAAGGAATCCAACTTTTTGCTGTTTGTATTAGTTAGAATCTGAACTAAACATGCTGTGAATTATTCATAATCACAATAATAGGCATGCATAAAGCAATCAAAGAAAACTATATAGTGCACAATTAGATTCCTGAGCATTGACGGAAATTAGTTGAAAGTACAGAAGCTAAAAAGCACAGGACAGCATGGCATGCGGACCAATTATGTCAGAGACCCAAAAAGTAGAAGAATAAACAGGGAAAATGAGAGAATATATGGATTATTTCCAAAATGAAACAGAAAATACAGCAGGATGGTGATTCCTACTACCGCATCCTCCAGACAAGTTAGCACCTCCAAGCCATAACAGAATTTCACTATATCCTTTTGTATCCTCCCTCCTCATTCTCCTCCCCCTATATTTCCACTACATCTCTCACTTCTTAACTAATTTTGTTACACCTTTTGCCACCTCAGCatttctcttcacacccttgtTTCTCCTCTCATACACTCTCCAAATTGGGCCTCCTTTCAAAGTGTAAGCCCACATTTCCAgtcctaaaaaattatttttgaaataataacaGAAATGATAAAACTCAGTGAAGCAAGTACTAAGAAGCAGAAAGAGACAAAATCAGCCACTGTTGTCTTAAAACAATAACCAAAGATACAGGATCTGGTCTTAAATGGAATGCAAGAAAATTTCTAATATTTACATGTGCACGTCAGCAACTGTTGTCTTGAGACAATAAGAACAAAGCTACAGGATCTGGTTTTAAATGGAATGGCAAGAAATATTCCAATATTTAAATATGCACGTCAGAAAATCACAACAAAAAGGCAGCAGTCTATAAAAAGTACAATAAACGagaaataaaatcattaaacagCAACTCAGAATAAGAGAAATTACGCTGCATCAGGTGCCACTCCACTGTTTCCAGAAGTCCCACCTGGTCTCTGATCAGGTTCAGAGCATAGTCTTACATTTCTAATTGTACTACAGGTCTTCTCGATTAACTTGTCAAATGATGTCAACTTTATCCGTAAGAAGTCTTCTCTGCAAGCTGGTATAGGGGTGAATATTATTCCACCTCTTCCGGAAGGCTTGGGATTCGGTTCAGAACTGAAAAATTCAGGAAGAAAAATAGAAATGATAGGGAAAATAAACAATTGAAATTGTATTTacatacaaaataaaatgagaaaatcaatgctgaataTAACATCATAGAAGCATATCAGTAAGGGATTTTAATATCAGTCATTTAAACTAGGATGACTCACCACTTCTCAGGACTTAGATCATCCCCAATCCCAGATACATGGAGATAATAATCTGAATCCAGCTCCCAGAGTGCAGGTTTCCCTTCATGTGGTTGGAAGTAACCTAAAAATCTGGCAAAAGAACAATgtcttatatatttaaaatattaattatttattcaagACTAGATTAATCAAGGGACAGAGGAATAATACAAGTTTATTGCATCTTGTTTTTCACCATCTGTGTAAGCATTGCTATAGTATCGTTTTATGGACTTCAAAAACTCTCTTGATTGTGTTGTTGCTTTCCACTTTCCCTGCCTCTCCGGAAACACCTGTC
Encoded here:
- the LOC137826922 gene encoding extra-large guanine nucleotide-binding protein 1-like; the encoded protein is MASLLKSLRPGVPSVHDAGDDFSYEYSFAEEYKGPPLSYSIPEVLPFNLDQIPLAPVAHSPPHNLSLPVIQPFRKTNAELASRASSVSSNPLSCKEEDHDDDDDDPVSPKHVKRPSVVTFRDPETNEIVDDEEIVESVSGESNSNNSNSNNNRVRPHAERGGKKGSCYRCLKGSRLTEREVCIVCGAKFCRNCVLRAMGSMSEGRKCVTCIGYRIDEEKRGNLGKPSRMLKYLLSKGEVKQIMKDEMFCKTNQIPAEDVRVNGEPLDLDQLTLLLTCSNPPKGLKPGFYWYDKASGFWGKEGQRPCQIISPQLEVGGHLQRNASNGKTEVTINGREITKKELWILKWARVPCEGTTDFWVSQDGSYMEVGQKNVKGHIWEKSTVKLASLILSLPVPSSSLTPADEGENEISKHNIQKKMLHKFLLVGSENSGTCTIYKQAKLLYNAPFSVTELQNIKLVIQSNLYRYLGIILEAREFFEESLFEKSNEQLVGESTSSGNCFSLSI